In one window of Streptomyces sp. NBC_01224 DNA:
- a CDS encoding Lrp/AsnC family transcriptional regulator: protein MPDDLDRKIIHGLNCSPRVSFRRLSEVVGVSEQTVARRYSALRRGGVVRVVGLSSPAAHGRSEWIARLRCRPDAVGPLADSLARRPEVAYTSIASGGSEIICIIRSPAGTAGDDVLLRRLPRAASVLDLNVDLLVHAFGSPDTAGWTGREGSLTDEQVRLLTAERPIPAGPPLTPTEEDRPLLEALAEDGRASHTRLAEATGWSKPRVARRLEALEATGSLVYDIDTVPERLGYELNATLWLQVDLPRLQEIGEELSGHDECAFAAAISGKHNIMAVVICKDTPDFYRYLSGRFARTEGIRGYEISVRVRRLKQAASLILHGRLVHPALA from the coding sequence ATGCCTGACGATCTGGACCGCAAAATCATCCATGGGCTGAACTGCTCGCCGCGGGTCTCCTTCCGCCGCCTCAGCGAGGTCGTCGGGGTGTCCGAGCAGACCGTGGCGCGCCGCTACAGCGCCCTGCGCCGCGGCGGCGTCGTCCGCGTCGTCGGGCTGAGCAGCCCCGCCGCCCACGGCCGGTCCGAGTGGATCGCGCGGCTGCGCTGCCGCCCGGACGCCGTGGGGCCGCTCGCGGATTCCCTGGCCCGCAGGCCGGAGGTCGCGTACACAAGCATCGCGTCGGGCGGTTCGGAGATCATCTGCATCATCCGTTCGCCCGCCGGGACCGCCGGCGACGACGTGCTGCTGAGGCGGCTTCCCCGGGCGGCCTCGGTCCTCGACCTGAACGTCGATCTTCTCGTCCACGCCTTCGGTTCCCCGGACACGGCCGGCTGGACCGGGCGGGAGGGCTCGCTCACCGACGAGCAGGTGCGGCTGCTGACCGCGGAGCGCCCCATCCCCGCCGGGCCCCCGCTCACCCCGACCGAGGAGGACCGCCCGCTCCTCGAAGCGCTGGCGGAGGACGGCCGCGCCTCCCACACCCGGCTCGCGGAGGCCACCGGCTGGTCCAAGCCGCGCGTGGCCCGTCGGCTGGAGGCCCTCGAAGCGACCGGCTCGCTGGTCTACGACATCGACACCGTGCCCGAACGCCTCGGCTACGAGCTCAACGCCACCCTCTGGCTCCAGGTCGACCTGCCCCGGCTCCAGGAGATCGGCGAGGAGCTCAGCGGGCACGACGAGTGCGCCTTCGCCGCCGCCATCAGCGGCAAGCACAACATCATGGCCGTGGTCATCTGCAAGGACACCCCGGACTTCTACCGCTACCTCAGCGGCCGCTTCGCCCGTACCGAGGGCATCAGGGGCTACGAGATCAGTGTGCGCGTGCGCCGTCTCAAGCAGGCCGCCTCCCTCATCCTCCACGGGCGGCTCGTCCACCCCGCGCTCGCCTGA